The Osmerus eperlanus chromosome 25, fOsmEpe2.1, whole genome shotgun sequence genome contains a region encoding:
- the ubl4a gene encoding ubiquitin-like protein 4A, producing the protein MIITVKPLQGKECNLQVTEDEKVSTVKELVSERLNIPANQQRLLYKGKALADEHRLSDYAIGPEAKLNLVVRPAGEKVGGPALASGSRSPPGGVWQTLSTVLAKHFSPADAAKVQEQLIKDYERALRQLSLDDIERLAGRLLHPDSDGMDTSYMD; encoded by the exons ATGATTATCACTGTAAAACCGCTTCAAGGAAAGGAGTGCAACCTACAG GTCACAGAAGATGAAAAAGTTTCCACAGTGAAAGAACTGGTGTCTGAACGTCTGAATataccagccaatcagcagcGATTGCTTTATAAAGGAAAAGCTCTTGCAG ATGAACACAGATTGAGTGATTATGCCATTGGGCCTGAGGCCAAACTGAACCTGGTGGTTCGTCCAGCAGGGGAGAAGGTGGGTGGGCCGGCACTGGCCAGCGGAAGTAGAAGTCCTCCTGGTGGAGTGTGGCAAACTCTGTCCACCGTCCTGGCAAAACACTTCAGCCCTGCGGACGCAGCCAAGGTGCAAGAGCAGCTCATCAAG GATTACGAGCGAGCCCTCCGCCAGCTGAGCCTGGACGATATAGAGCGCCTGGCTGGACGCCTGCTCCACCCAGACAGCGATGGCATGGACACCTCCTATATGGACTGA
- the prkg1l gene encoding cGMP-dependent protein kinase 1 isoform X1 codes for MGTLRDLQFALQLKIEELRQRDTLIDELELELDTKDDLIRRLQGELDRFRATISPPGHSASSSGNSLCVSGYSEQCDKSQRSKRKTIFSEPLNVDPKKFAATTQNTTCNITQGVRELIQTAFLENNLLRHLESGQILAMMDCMYPTTVDQGCLVIQEGAEGNLAYVLEEGRMEVTKDAQKLLTVEAGQVFGEAALLYNCSYTYSLSALTNSKLWVIDRGSFQSVTIQSSLSSLSRSMELLCSVSFLRSLPEDVLMKMADMLEEAHYTEGDYIIRQGTTGDTFYIISKGQVKVTEKKTTSEMVELSTLSQGHWFGEKALRGDDVRTVNVIAAGDVTCLVIDRESFRQVIGGVVDDSNDGQESIESKVKAEEEDAVLSSATLSDFQVICNLGVGEIGHVDLVKLHKGTTRCLLAMRVLRKHLLRSSARQEHVLREKRNLTDAHCPFIVRLHRTFKEARCLYMLTEACLGGELWSLLRDREMFDDTTTRFYTACVVEALVFLHHRGIVYRDLKPENVILDQRGYVKLMGLGCAKKLGLGRKTWTMCGTPGYMAPEVILNQGHSLSTDLWSLGVFVFELLSGSLPFCGPDHMRAFVATLRGIDLVEFPKTIGRNASSLIKKLCRNNPSERLGNQRNGAKDIQKHKWFEGFNWEGLNKGTLAPPIIPKPNSHLETSRMDPVSDNLEEDPSEGESDWDNDF; via the exons ATGGGGACACTTCGAGATCTCCAGTTCGCCCTGCAGCTGAAAATTGAGGAGCTTCGTCAGAGAGACACACTAATAGATGAACTAGAGCTTGAGTTGGATACCAAGGATGACCTCATTCGGAGACTGCAAGGAGAACTAGACCGCTTCAGGGCCACCATCTCACCCCCAGGACACTCTGCATCCAGTTCAG gaaACTccttgtgtgtttcagggtaCTCAGAGCAGTGTGATAAGTCTCAGAGATCAAAGAGGAAGACTATATTTTCAGAGCCTCTAAACGTGGACCCAAAGAAATTTGCAGCGACAACCCAAAACACAACATGCAATATAACCCAGGG GGTACGGGAGCTGATACAGACAGCCTTTCTGGAGAACAACTTATTGAGACATCTGGAAAGTGGTCAGATCCTGGCTATGATGGACTGCATGTACCCTACCACAGTAGATCAGGGCTGCCTTGTCATTCAGGAAGGAGCTGAAGGAAATCTTGCCTATGTGCTCGAAG aggggaggatggaggttaCTAAGGATGCTCAAAAGCTGCTCACCGTCGAAGCAGGACAAGTGTTTGGAGAGGCTGCCCTCCTGTACAACTGTTCCTACACATACTCCTTATCAG cTCTAACAAACAGCAAGTTGTGGGTTATCGACCGCGGAAGCTTCCAGAGCGTCACGATCCAGAGTTCTCTCAGCAGCTTGTCTCGTTCCATGGAGCTGCTGTGCAG tgtgtccttcCTGCGTTCTCTGCCCGAAGACGTGCTGATGAAAATGGCCGACATGTTGGAGGAG GCCCACTATACGGAGGGCGATTACATCATCCGGCAGGGGACCACAGGGGACACCTTCTACATCATAAGCAAGGGACAG GTCAAAGTGACAGAGAAGAAGACAACCAGCGAGATGGTTGAACTGTCTACGCTCTCTCAAGGACATTGGTTTGGCGAGAAAGCTCTGAGAGG agaCGACGTGCGAACAGTGAATGTGATTGCCGCGGGAGATGTGACATGCTTGGTAATAGACCGAGA GTCGTTCAGACAGGTCATTGGCGGCGTGGTGGACGACAGTAATGATGGCCAGGAGAGCATTGAATCAAAAGTCAA ggcagaggaggaggatgctgtCCTCTCCAGCGCGACGCTCAGTGATTTCCAGGTCATCTGCAATTTAGGAGTGGGGGAGATCGGCCACGTGGACCTG GTGAAGCTTCACAAGGGCACCACCAGGTGCCTCTTGGCCATGCGGGTTTTGAGGAAGCACCTGCTGAGGAGCTCTGCGAGGCAGGAGCACGTCCTGAGGGAGAAACGCAACCTCACAGACGCTCACTGTCCGTTCATCGTCAG ACTGCATCGTACCTTCAAAGAAGCTAGGTGTCTGTACATGCTGACAGAGGCCTGTCTGGGAGGGGAGCTATGGAGTCTGCTACGAGACAG AGAGATGTTCGACGACACCACCACCAGGTTTTACACGGCATGTGTTGTCGAGGCGCTTGTCTTCCTGCACCACCGAGGCATCGTCTACAGAGACCTCAAGCCTGAGAACGTCATTCTGGACCAGCGTGGATATGTCAAACTG ATGGGACTAGGATGTGCTAAAAAGCTAGGCCTGGGGAGGAAGACCTGGACCATGTGTGGCACCCCTGGCTACATGGCCCCTGAGGTCATCCTAAACCAGGGTCACAGCCTGTCAACAGACCTCTGGTCTCTTGGGGTTTTTGTGTTTGAGCTGCTGAGTGGAAG CCTCCCATTCTGTGGCCCTGACCACATGAGGGCATTCGTCGCCACCCTTCGTGGCATCGACCTGGTCGAGTTTCCCAAAACGATCGGCAGGAACGCGTCGAGCCTCATCAAGAAGCTCTGCAG GAACAACCCCTCAGAGAGACTGGGAAATCAGAGGAATGGGGCCAAGGACATACAGAAGCACAA ATGGTTTGAAGGGTTTAACTGGGAAGGACTCAACAAAGGCACGTTGGCCCCGCCCATCATACCCAAA CCCAACAGTCATTTGGAAACCAGCAGAATGGATCCTGTTTCAGATAACCTTGAGGAGGATCCATCAGAAGGGGAGTCGGACTGGGACAATGATTTCTGA
- the prkg1l gene encoding cGMP-dependent protein kinase 1 isoform X2: protein MGTLRDLQFALQLKIEELRQRDTLIDELELELDTKDDLIRRLQGELDRFRATISPPGHSASSSGYSEQCDKSQRSKRKTIFSEPLNVDPKKFAATTQNTTCNITQGVRELIQTAFLENNLLRHLESGQILAMMDCMYPTTVDQGCLVIQEGAEGNLAYVLEEGRMEVTKDAQKLLTVEAGQVFGEAALLYNCSYTYSLSALTNSKLWVIDRGSFQSVTIQSSLSSLSRSMELLCSVSFLRSLPEDVLMKMADMLEEAHYTEGDYIIRQGTTGDTFYIISKGQVKVTEKKTTSEMVELSTLSQGHWFGEKALRGDDVRTVNVIAAGDVTCLVIDRESFRQVIGGVVDDSNDGQESIESKVKAEEEDAVLSSATLSDFQVICNLGVGEIGHVDLVKLHKGTTRCLLAMRVLRKHLLRSSARQEHVLREKRNLTDAHCPFIVRLHRTFKEARCLYMLTEACLGGELWSLLRDREMFDDTTTRFYTACVVEALVFLHHRGIVYRDLKPENVILDQRGYVKLMGLGCAKKLGLGRKTWTMCGTPGYMAPEVILNQGHSLSTDLWSLGVFVFELLSGSLPFCGPDHMRAFVATLRGIDLVEFPKTIGRNASSLIKKLCRNNPSERLGNQRNGAKDIQKHKWFEGFNWEGLNKGTLAPPIIPKPNSHLETSRMDPVSDNLEEDPSEGESDWDNDF from the exons ATGGGGACACTTCGAGATCTCCAGTTCGCCCTGCAGCTGAAAATTGAGGAGCTTCGTCAGAGAGACACACTAATAGATGAACTAGAGCTTGAGTTGGATACCAAGGATGACCTCATTCGGAGACTGCAAGGAGAACTAGACCGCTTCAGGGCCACCATCTCACCCCCAGGACACTCTGCATCCAGTTCAG ggtaCTCAGAGCAGTGTGATAAGTCTCAGAGATCAAAGAGGAAGACTATATTTTCAGAGCCTCTAAACGTGGACCCAAAGAAATTTGCAGCGACAACCCAAAACACAACATGCAATATAACCCAGGG GGTACGGGAGCTGATACAGACAGCCTTTCTGGAGAACAACTTATTGAGACATCTGGAAAGTGGTCAGATCCTGGCTATGATGGACTGCATGTACCCTACCACAGTAGATCAGGGCTGCCTTGTCATTCAGGAAGGAGCTGAAGGAAATCTTGCCTATGTGCTCGAAG aggggaggatggaggttaCTAAGGATGCTCAAAAGCTGCTCACCGTCGAAGCAGGACAAGTGTTTGGAGAGGCTGCCCTCCTGTACAACTGTTCCTACACATACTCCTTATCAG cTCTAACAAACAGCAAGTTGTGGGTTATCGACCGCGGAAGCTTCCAGAGCGTCACGATCCAGAGTTCTCTCAGCAGCTTGTCTCGTTCCATGGAGCTGCTGTGCAG tgtgtccttcCTGCGTTCTCTGCCCGAAGACGTGCTGATGAAAATGGCCGACATGTTGGAGGAG GCCCACTATACGGAGGGCGATTACATCATCCGGCAGGGGACCACAGGGGACACCTTCTACATCATAAGCAAGGGACAG GTCAAAGTGACAGAGAAGAAGACAACCAGCGAGATGGTTGAACTGTCTACGCTCTCTCAAGGACATTGGTTTGGCGAGAAAGCTCTGAGAGG agaCGACGTGCGAACAGTGAATGTGATTGCCGCGGGAGATGTGACATGCTTGGTAATAGACCGAGA GTCGTTCAGACAGGTCATTGGCGGCGTGGTGGACGACAGTAATGATGGCCAGGAGAGCATTGAATCAAAAGTCAA ggcagaggaggaggatgctgtCCTCTCCAGCGCGACGCTCAGTGATTTCCAGGTCATCTGCAATTTAGGAGTGGGGGAGATCGGCCACGTGGACCTG GTGAAGCTTCACAAGGGCACCACCAGGTGCCTCTTGGCCATGCGGGTTTTGAGGAAGCACCTGCTGAGGAGCTCTGCGAGGCAGGAGCACGTCCTGAGGGAGAAACGCAACCTCACAGACGCTCACTGTCCGTTCATCGTCAG ACTGCATCGTACCTTCAAAGAAGCTAGGTGTCTGTACATGCTGACAGAGGCCTGTCTGGGAGGGGAGCTATGGAGTCTGCTACGAGACAG AGAGATGTTCGACGACACCACCACCAGGTTTTACACGGCATGTGTTGTCGAGGCGCTTGTCTTCCTGCACCACCGAGGCATCGTCTACAGAGACCTCAAGCCTGAGAACGTCATTCTGGACCAGCGTGGATATGTCAAACTG ATGGGACTAGGATGTGCTAAAAAGCTAGGCCTGGGGAGGAAGACCTGGACCATGTGTGGCACCCCTGGCTACATGGCCCCTGAGGTCATCCTAAACCAGGGTCACAGCCTGTCAACAGACCTCTGGTCTCTTGGGGTTTTTGTGTTTGAGCTGCTGAGTGGAAG CCTCCCATTCTGTGGCCCTGACCACATGAGGGCATTCGTCGCCACCCTTCGTGGCATCGACCTGGTCGAGTTTCCCAAAACGATCGGCAGGAACGCGTCGAGCCTCATCAAGAAGCTCTGCAG GAACAACCCCTCAGAGAGACTGGGAAATCAGAGGAATGGGGCCAAGGACATACAGAAGCACAA ATGGTTTGAAGGGTTTAACTGGGAAGGACTCAACAAAGGCACGTTGGCCCCGCCCATCATACCCAAA CCCAACAGTCATTTGGAAACCAGCAGAATGGATCCTGTTTCAGATAACCTTGAGGAGGATCCATCAGAAGGGGAGTCGGACTGGGACAATGATTTCTGA
- the acsl2 gene encoding long-chain-fatty-acid--CoA ligase 1: MHVQEWLRSLRSSGGGDSAQAEDLWRLVPSLPLSSFSLSSLSLSPSSLLGLGALASLTAYWLVTRPRPMRPPCDLQAQSVPVQGEPTWRRSALLKDDSLLEFYYEDTRTAYDMFQRGVRIAGNGPCLGYRKPGEAYKWISYTEVAEQAQVLGSGLLAKGCQPSPKQFVGIFAQNRPEWIISELACYSYSMAVVPLYDTLGMEAMVHILNLAEISLVICDRAEKAESLLGKKEKGVTPTLSCLVLFNDCPDALVERGRNCGVEILQLAQLMDLGRQNLKDPVPPSPQDLAVVCFTSGTTGKPKGAMITHGNIASNTSSVIKILEGSFVIRQEDVSISYLPLAHMFERMIQVSMFCHGARVGFYQGDISLLMDDIKTLKPTFFPVVPRLLNRIYDKILGSVTSPLRRALLHYAVRRKQAELSSGVVRNNSLWDLLVFNKIQASLGGNLRFILTASAPISPTVLSFLRATLGCLIFEGYGQTECTAGCTFSMPGDWSAGHVGAPLPCAMVKLVDIPDMNYYADKGEGEICIRGHSVFRGYLKDEEKTAEALDGEGWLHSGDVGQWLPNGTLCIIDRKKHIFKLSQGEYIAPEKIENVYMRCVPVLQVFVHGDSLQSHLIGIVVPDPEVFTDWAKERGIVGCYEELCLNPDVKKAVLEDMTVVGKEAGLKSFEQVKDLHLHPDMFSVSNGLLTPTLKSRRVDIRRFFQEHITNMYSKTST; the protein is encoded by the exons atgCATGTGCAGGAGTGGTTGCGGTCCCTGCGCTCCAGCGGGGGAGGGGACAGCGCCCAGGCGGAGGACCTGTGGcgtctcgttccctctctccccctgtcctccttctccctgtcctccctctcgctgtccccctcctctctgctgggcctgggggccctggcctccctcaccgcctacTGGCTGGTGACCCGGCCGCGCCCCATGAGGCCCCCCTGTGACCTGCAGGCCCAGTCTGTCCCCGTGCAG GGAGAGCCTACCTGGAGGCGCTCAGCTCTCCTGAAGGACGACTCTCTGCTGGAGTTCTACTACGAAGACACCCGGACGGCGTACGACATGTTCCAGCGAGGAGTGAGGATCGCAG GAAACGGGCCGTGCCTGGGATACAGGAAACCAGGGGAGGCCTACAAGTGGATCTCCTACACTGAG GTGGCTGAGCAGGCACAGGTTTTAGGCTCTGGGTTGTTGGCCAAGGGCTGCCAACCAAGCCCTAAGCAGTTTGTAGGAATATTCGCACAGAACCGACCAGAG TGGATCATCTCCGAGCTGGCCTGCTACTCCTACTCCATGGCGGTGGTGCCCCTGTACGACACCCTGGGGATGGAGGCCATGGTGCACATCCTCAACCTGG CTGAGATCTCCCTGGTGATCTGCGACCGGGCGGAGAAGGCAGAGTCTCTCCTGGGGAAGAAGGAGAAGGGCGTGACCCCCACCCTGTCCTGCCTGGTGCTCTTCAATGACTGCCCAGACGccctggtggagagagggaggaactgCGGGGTGGAGATCCTGCAGCTGGCCCAGCtgatg GATCTTGGCCGACAGAACCTCAAGGATCCAGTg ccccccagccctcaggACCTAGCGGTGGTGTGCTTCACCAGCGGAACCACAG GGAAGCCCAAGGGGGCCATGATCACCCACGGCAACATCGCCTCCAACACCTCCTCTGTTATTAAGATCCTGGAG GGCTCGTTTGTGATCCGCCAGGAGGACGTGTCAATCTCCTACCTGCCCCTCGCTCACATGTTTGAGCGCATGATCCAG gtgtccaTGTTCTGCCACGGCGCGCGGGTGGGCTTCTACCAGGGCGACATCTCCCTGCTCATGGACGACATCAAGACCCTGAAGCCCACCTTCTTCCCCGTGGTGCCTCGCCTGCTCAACCGCATCTATGACAAG atcctgGGCTCCGTGACGTCTCCTCTCAGAAGGGCGCTGCTCCACTACGCAGTGAGGAGGAAGCAGGCAGAGCTGAGCAGCGGGGTCGTCCGGAACAACAGCCTCTGGGACCTGCTGGTGTTCAACAAGATCCAG gcCAGTTTGGGAGGGAACCTGAGGTTCATCCTCACAGCCTcggcccccatctcccccacggTGCTGTCCTTCCTCAGGGCCACGCTCGGATGCCTG ATCTTCGAGGGCTACGGGCAGACAGAGTGCACGGCCGGCTGCACCTTCTCCATGCCGGGAGACTGGAGCGCAG GTCACGTCGGCGCTCCCCTGCCCTGCGCCATGGTCAAACTAGTGGACATCCCTGATATGAACTACTACGCCGACAAAggcgagggagag ATCTGTATCCGAGGCCACAGTGTGTTCCGGGGCTAcctgaaggatgaggagaagacGGCCGAGGCCCTGGACGGCGAGGGCTGGCTCCACAGCGGCGACGTGGGACAATGGCTGCCG AACGGGACTCTCTGCATCATCGACAGGAAGAAGCACATCTTCAAGCTGTCCCAGGGAGAGTACATCGCTCCGGAGAAGATCGAGAACGTCTACATGCGCTGTGTGCCTGTGCTGCAGGTGTTTGTGCATGGAGACAGCCTGCAG TCTCACCTGATTGGCATCGTTGTGCCCGACCCAGAGGTGTTTACTGATTGGGCCAAGGAGAGGGGCATTGTCGGATGCTATGAGGAACTATGCCTGAACCCA GATGTGAAAAAGGCAGTGTTAGAGGACATGACCGTTGTGGGTAAAGAAGCTGGACTGAAGTCGTTTGAGCAG GTGAAAGACCTGCACCTGCACCCTGACATGTTCAGCGTCAGTAAcggcctcctcacccccacgcTGAAGAGTCGGCGTGTCGACATCCGACGGTTTTTCCAGGAACACATCACAAACATGTACAGCAAGACCTCCACTTAA
- the bin3 gene encoding bridging integrator 3 — protein MSWMPFKIGQPKKQIVSKTVERDFEREYDKLQKLEDQTKKLHKDMKKSTEADIAMSKAAVKISGDLLANPLCEQDQGFLDSMTALDTAMRRMDSFNLEKVNQIQKTVIDPLKKYSSVFPSLNMAVKRREQALQDYKRLQSKVEKYEEKEKTGPNMVKLHQAKDELRPVRDDFEAKNKQLLDEMPKFYDSRIDYFQPSFEALIRAQVVYFTEMHKIFSDLTEQIDQAGLTDEQRERENEARLGELRALSIVADD, from the exons GATGCCTTTCAAGATCGGACAGCCGAAGAAGCAGATCGTCTCCAAAACG GTTGAAAGAGACTTCGAACGAGAGTATGACAAGCTCCAAAA GTTGGAGGACCAGACAAAGAAGCTTCATAAAGACATGAAGAAGAGCACCGAGGCTGATATAG ccatGTCAAAGGCAGCAGTGAAGATCTCAGGGGACCTGTTGGCTAACCCTCTGTGTGAGCAGGACCAGGGCTTCCTGGACTCCATGACGGCTCTGGACACGGCCATGCGCAGGATGGACTCCTTCAACCTGGAGAAG gtGAACCAGATCCAGAAAACTGTAATCGACCCTCTGAAGAA gTACAGCAGTGTGTTTCCTAGCCTCAACATGGCCGTGAAGCGACGAGAGCAGGCGCTCCAGGACTACAAGAGACTGCAGTCCAAGGTGGAGAAGtacgaggagaaggagaagacagGCCCCAACATGGTCAAGCTCCATCAG GCTAAAGACGAGCTGAGGCCGGTCAGGGACGACTTCGAAGCCAAGAACAAGCAGCTGCTGGACGAGATGCCCAAGTTCTACGACAGCCGCATCGACTACTTCCAGCCCAGCTTCGAGGCTCTCATTAGGGCgcag gtggtgTACTTCACGGAGATGCACAAGATCTTCAGTGACCTGACGGAGCAGATCGACCAGGCCGGGCTGACAGACGAGCAGAGGGAGCGGGAGAACGAGGCCAGGCTGGGCGAGCTGCGGGCTCTCTCTATCGTGGCCGAcgactga